From Anopheles arabiensis isolate DONGOLA chromosome 3, AaraD3, whole genome shotgun sequence, a single genomic window includes:
- the LOC120902240 gene encoding protein deadpan-like, protein MANPSKLNPHERHDDYASESYLRRIKAEIRKTNKPIMEKKRRARINNYLNDLKSLLLDAMKKDPVRHSKLEKADILDLTVKHLQDVERRRLNVAMAVDPTVPEKFANGYRECIDEIGKYFDSLGSVDEGLKARVRKHLEGCLTFQPGKPFPAMGGLAGVPFGSFAGVPLHSPDDINNNSSNTTTTTPSSHNGLLNRTFANNLSLMFPGGIPFPMGDPPASTMPFQPFPFFGPLRGATLPQPPFLGATHRDPPDSVHRQPGEKDLSDRPPSALSVPSPPASPAAAGDGTDDDGPGSTLRTPLGKTAGTQAEHNMERLLAIFPTPPSPEEQPSRSRLGKLGHHFASSPFVPTGRRSRSALLAEEDVSMEREEDVAREEQPEVKRAKKDEGSSQGRQRKDSDGDGKDNPNGEMWRPW, encoded by the exons ATGGCGAATCCAAGCAAGCTGAATCCGCACGAGCGGCACGATGATTACGCATCGGAGAGCTATTTGCGCAGGATAAAGGCGGAAATTCGGAAG acaaacaaaccaatcatGGAGAAGAAACGACGTGCTCGCATCAACAACTATCTGAACGATCTCAAGAGCTTGCTGCTGGACGCGATGAAGAAGGAC cccgtACGTCACTCGAAGCTGGAAAAGGCGGACATTCTCGACCTGACCGTGAAGCATCTGCAGGACGTCGAGCGGCGCCGGCTAAACGTGGCGATGGCCGTTGACCCGACCGTGCCGGAAAAGTTCGCCAACGGTTACCGCGAGTGCATCGACGAGATTGGCAAGTACTTCGATTCGCTCGGCTCGGTCGACGAAGGGCTGAAGGCGCGCGTTCGCAAGCACCTTGAAGGCTGTCTCACCTTTCAACCCGGCAAACCGTTCCCGGCGATGGGAGGGCTGGCCGGTGTGCCGTTCGGGTCGTTTGCCGGCGTTCCACTACATTCGCCCGAcgacatcaacaacaatagcagcaacaccaccacgaccaccccCAGCAGCCACAATGGACTGCTGAATCGTACCTTTGCCAACAACCTGTCGCTCATGTTCCCGGGAGGGATCCCTTTTCCCATGGGCGATCCTCCCGCCTCCACGATGCCGTTCCAGCCGTTTCCCTTCTTCGGACCGCTGCGTGGTGCGACACTGCCCCAGCCGCCCTTCCTCGGGGCAACCCACCGCGACCCGCCGGACAGTGTCCATCGGCAGCCGGGAGAAAAAGATCTGTCGGACCGGCCGCCGAGCGCTCTCAGCGTGCCCAGCCCACCGGCCAGCCCAGCGGCGGCGGGCGACGGGACGGACGATGATGGCCCCGGATCGACCCTTAGAACTCCGCTGGGAAAAACGGCCGGCACACAGGCCGAACACAACATGGAGCGACTGCTGGCCATCTTTCCCACTCCACCCTCGCCCGAGGAGCAGCCGAGTCGGAGTCGGCTGGGGAAGTTGGGTCACCACTTTGCCAGCTCACCGTTCGTGCCAACGGGCCGCCGCTCCCGGTCCGCTCTGCTCGCCGAGGAAGACGTCAGCATGGAGAGGGAGGAAGACGTGGCAAGGGAGGAGCAACCAGAAGTGAAGCGAGCGAAGAAAGACGAAGGAAGCAGTCAAGGCCGGCAGCGAAAGGACTCCGACGGCGATGGGAAGGATAATCCGAACGGCGAAATGTGGCGACCTTGGTGA